A region of the Methyloprofundus sedimenti genome:
TGATTAGTGCATTCAGGATTCTCAGAGAATATGAACGTGGTGTTATTTTTATGCTGGGCCGTTTTTATAAAGTAAAAGGCCCGGGGCTCATTATTGTTATCCCTTTGATTCAACAAATGGTGCGGGTTGATTTACGTACTGTGGTGATGGACGTACCGACTCAGGATGTTATTTCACGTGATAATGTTTCAATTAAAGTCAATGCCGTCGTCTATTTTCGCGTTATAGATCCAGAAAAAGCGATTATACAAGTGGAAAACTTTTATGACGCCACCAGTCAATTGGCACAGACTACCTTACGTTCGGTATTGGGGCAACATGAACTGGATGAAATGTTGGCTGAACGTGAGCGCCTGAATATTGATATTCAGACCAGTCTGGATGAGCAAACCGACGCATGGGGGATTAAAGTAGCGAATGTTGAAATTAAACATGTGGACCTGGATGAGCGTATGGTCAAAGCAATTGCTAAACAAGCAGAAGCTGAGCGAACCCGACGCGCTAAAGTCATTCATGCCGAAGGAGAACTGCAGGCTGCTGAAAAGTTGATGCAAGCAGCAAAAGTACTGGCAGAACAACCTGGAGCAATTCAATTAAGATACATGCAAACATTGACTGATATTGCAGGTGACAAATCTTCCACTATCGTATTCCCAGTGGATTTATTAAAAGGATTTAAGTAGTACCTGAATCCTGCAAGTTCAGGGTTGAAATAAAATTAGTTTAGACGATTAAAGAATCAGTCATCCAAATTATTTAGCTTTTTTGTCAATTAAGGCGGCTTCTTGGATTCGGCCCTAAAATAAATAGCGCGCTTGCATAATAAAAGGGGCGTACTTGTATTCAGGTCAATAAAATACGCTGCCAAATAGTATGGTCTTAAATAAGAAATTTTTTTTGAACTGATAAGCCTGGCAATTTTTTAGCCGACCTTAACTCTACTATCCCACTTTTCATAGTCAATTATTTCTGGTTTCCTTTGGTACAAGCTTTGTTGCTATTCAACTGACTCATTTGCGCTCTATAATATAGGTGAGAAAAGTGCAAGGTAATAAAGTCGCATGGACTAAGAATTGATCAGTCCTGAATTTACCTAAGTCCATTTGGCCTTTTGCTTTTTCGATCCCTATTTTACAAATGGCTATTTTCTTTATTGTTATGTTTCTTATCATATATTTCGGTAAAATAAGCTTTCATTAACACTGTGTAATATTTTATGACTCAATTTGTTCCTGTCACTACTTGTCACGATTGTGGTTTATTACAAAAAATAAGTCATATGCCTGAAGATGGGACAGTTACATGTTGCCGTTGTGATGCAACATTACGCAAACGTCAGCGTATTAAACCCGCTAAAAGTATTGAGCATACTCTGGCGTTGGTTATAACAGCGCTGATATTGTTGGTCATCTCCAATGTGTTTCCAATTCTTCAAATACAGGCTGAAGGGCATGAGATGGCAGCGACCTTGTTTGGCTGTGTAAAATACCTGTTTACTCATAAGATGCAGTTTCTTGCCGGGCTGGTCTTTTTAACGACTATCGGTGCGCCGCTGATACAACTGACGGGGTTATTGTATATTCTACTGCCGGTTAATTTTGGCCGAATCTCACCCTATGCACCTCAGGTATACCGTTTAGTACGTATTATTACTTCATGGAGCATGTTAGAAGTGCTGATGCTGGGTATTCTGGTTTCCGTGGTTAAGTTGTCTGCATTGGCTACTGTGGTTCCTAGTATCGCCTTGTGGACTTTCGGTTTGTTGATGTTTTTGATTGCCGCTATTTTGAATGATCTGGATACAGAAATGCTATGGGAACAAATTACTCCCAAGACACAAGCGGTTGAGGAGCAAAAATCTAAGCCAGGGACTCAATTAACCAACTGTCATAATTGTAATTTATTATGTGCAGTCATTGCAGGGCATGAGTCTTTCTGCCCCCGTTGCAAAACTGCGTTGCACTTCAGAAAACCGAACAGTTTAACGCGCTGTACGGCGTTAGCGATTGCTGCCTCAGTTTTATATATTCCTGCTAATTTATTACCGGTGATGGTGGTTCGCAGCATGGGGCAAACTGAGGGTGATACGATCATCAGTGGGGTTATTTATCTGGCAAAAACAGGAGATATGCCACTTGCTATTATTCTGTTTATCGCCAGTATCTGTGTTCCCACTGTTAAATTACTGATTTTATTTCTGTTATTGATAACAGTCTACTTTAAATCACCATGGCGGCTCAGGGAAAGAACCCGTTTGTATCGCTTGACTGAAGGTATTGGTCGCTGGTCTATGGTGGATATTTTTGTCGATACATTAATGGCTGCTTTAATTCAAATTCAGGGTTTAATGGTGATAGAAGTGGGTGTTGGAGCTGTTGCCTTTGGTGCAGTGGTGGTATTAACTATGCTAGCC
Encoded here:
- a CDS encoding paraquat-inducible protein A is translated as MTQFVPVTTCHDCGLLQKISHMPEDGTVTCCRCDATLRKRQRIKPAKSIEHTLALVITALILLVISNVFPILQIQAEGHEMAATLFGCVKYLFTHKMQFLAGLVFLTTIGAPLIQLTGLLYILLPVNFGRISPYAPQVYRLVRIITSWSMLEVLMLGILVSVVKLSALATVVPSIALWTFGLLMFLIAAILNDLDTEMLWEQITPKTQAVEEQKSKPGTQLTNCHNCNLLCAVIAGHESFCPRCKTALHFRKPNSLTRCTALAIAASVLYIPANLLPVMVVRSMGQTEGDTIISGVIYLAKTGDMPLAIILFIASICVPTVKLLILFLLLITVYFKSPWRLRERTRLYRLTEGIGRWSMVDIFVDTLMAALIQIQGLMVIEVGVGAVAFGAVVVLTMLAAKAFDPRLIWDNMERVNE
- a CDS encoding slipin family protein; this encodes MFLNFGFISISILLLLLISAFRILREYERGVIFMLGRFYKVKGPGLIIVIPLIQQMVRVDLRTVVMDVPTQDVISRDNVSIKVNAVVYFRVIDPEKAIIQVENFYDATSQLAQTTLRSVLGQHELDEMLAERERLNIDIQTSLDEQTDAWGIKVANVEIKHVDLDERMVKAIAKQAEAERTRRAKVIHAEGELQAAEKLMQAAKVLAEQPGAIQLRYMQTLTDIAGDKSSTIVFPVDLLKGFK